In a genomic window of Numenius arquata chromosome 5, bNumArq3.hap1.1, whole genome shotgun sequence:
- the LOC141465052 gene encoding syntaxin-1B-like: MRDRLAELRQRAAAEGDPDEDALCFDNPAFGGDDASPVSQALREAAELWRALDGLEQLSESIHRTQQRVLSCTSEESMAQEKQGLGAARAAFARQAVALQPQLGAPPAVPEAGMGRAGPRVRQTQLWLLLRRYRAVLARHYARESRYRQRLKEQIERQAELAGIELRGEDLDRLAESPQAPRLVGRDLEELKAKQHLALAQARQRQLLDLEAQMAELHGLFLQLEGLQAEQHGAADSVEHYVLHTLDYVAQTGGEVKKAFACQRPSRLAALLAAVLSLCACCSCLPCLGGTLR, from the coding sequence ATGAGGGACCGGCTGGCGGAGCTGCGGCAGCGAGCGGCGGCCGAGGGGGACCCGGATGAGGATGCCCTGTGCTTCGACAACCCGGCCTTCGGCGGGGACGACGCCAGCCCCGTCAGCCAGGCGCTGCGGGAGGCGGCCGAGCTCTGGCGGGCGCTGGacgggctggagcagctctccgaGAGCATCCACAGGACGCAGCAGAGGGTGCTGAGCTGCACCTCCGAGGAGAGCATGGCCCAGGAGAAGCAGGGGCTCGGCGCTGCCAGGGCCGCCTTCGCCCGTCAGGCCGtggccctgcagccccagctgggtGCCCCGCCAGCGGTGCCGGAGGCGGGGATGGGGCGAGCGGGCCCCCGTGTCCGCCAGacccagctgtggctgctgctgcggcgGTACCGGGCCGTCCTCGCCCGCCATTATGCCCGGGAGAGCCGCTACCGGCAGCGGCTGAAGGAGCAGATCGAGAGGCAGGCGGAGCTGGCGGGCATCGAGCTGCGGGGTGAGGACCTGGACCGGCTGGCCGAGAGTCCCCAGGCGCCTCGCCTCGTGGGCCGGGACCTGGAGGAGCTCAAGGCCAAGCAGCACCTGGCCTTGGCCCAGGCCCGCCAGCGGCAGCTCCTCGACCTGGAAGCGCAGATGGCGGAGTTGCACGGGctcttcctgcagctggaggggctgcaggcCGAGCAGCACGGGGCTGCCGACAGCGTGGAGCACTACGTCCTGCACACCCTCGACTACGTCGCCCAGACCGGCGGCGAGGTGAAGAAAGCCTTCGCCTGCCAGCGGCCGTCGCGCCTCGCGGCCCTGCTGGCGGCCGTGCTCAGCCTCTgcgcctgctgctcctgcctgccctgcctcgGCGGGACCCTCCGGTGA